Below is a genomic region from Phragmites australis chromosome 20, lpPhrAust1.1, whole genome shotgun sequence.
CGAAAATGGCAACAATATGGCATGAATGTTCTGAGTTGCTTGCTATAATGGTGAAAAGCGAACTCTCGATCGAATCGGAATGGAGTGGATTTTGGACCGACTCACTTGCATCTTTATACGTGCGTACTGTGTAGCTATGTTTATTTCAGTTTCAAATTATGGTTTTTATCTTTTACAATTTGAAGATGAAATAAGCTAGTAGTTTTTTGTCATAACTTTTTATAATTCGTTCGTTGGATTATCGGAATCTAAAAAGTTGATTTTCCTCGGATTTTTACAAATTGTAAAAGTCCATTTCACTAAATTGTCcatcaaatttttttagaattcataatctaaaagcttttcacaattcaACTAAAAGTATTTCACGATCTAACTTTTTATAATTCACGATCTATAAGCTATTTTTAAATCTTTAACTGAAATAAACAGATCATAAGAACAAGTGATTGATACTAATTTGCATCAATCCTAGCCGTCCATGCTCCTACGATCAATGTTGTGATCCATGTCTAAGTCAAGTTTTTTCCCAACGAAGATGTTGACAACAACCAAAGATGGATTCAAGCGGGCTGGAGCCCCCTAATTCTTTACCATGgatgagggagaagaagaaaaagaaaaaagatagaaaagaaggaagagaaaagaagaggtaGAATTAGGAGGATAGAGAGATGATAAACCTCTTATGATCCTATTTAGCTCATCTGCATCTGCCACTCGCAACAACTAGGTTATAGGCTAATTATGTGAACATGGTTGTCGTCTTATTTAGTTCCTTCAAAGTCCAATCAACAAACAAAGATGGTGAGAGAGGGGGGTAAAACAAGAATAGAAAATAACACTGCTAAATTACAAACGTACATGCTATAGTAGTTTGTCATGTATAGTAAAAATTGGTATGAATTTcaatggagagggagagagtaagGGGAGACGAGAAGGGTCAAAAGAGCGAGGCTTACATGAGAGGACAGTGGAGAATATGGAATATGAACAAAGTCGCAGAGTGAGCGGGAGGAACCGCACGATATATAAGTCTAGATCGGGCAGCTAACGAGTAACGAGACGTGCGGGCGAGAGAACGAACGcacaaaaattatcaaaaaaatcTGGCACTAAACTCCCCGGTCCTTGGGCGACCAGAGAGCTGTCAGACATGAGTGCAGGACACGACGTGGCGTCCACACACGGGCCCCACGCTACGCGACAAGCCACAGCTCAACCTCCTTTTCGCACCTAACCCCCTCCTATAATTACTCTTCCCGAAAAGGTCCCTCGCGTCGGCAGCCACCCCTGCCTCGCCGCCTCTATTTATTCCACCAGCTCAGCTCTCCCACCATCCCACGTACACCACAGACCACACACATCGTCACGTACACGTTCATTTGAGGTTTCTTGTCATGGAGGGGAAGCGGCCGCCGTGTcatcgtcgccggcggcggaggtCGGCGGAGAGGGCGGTGGGCAGGAAGGTGCGGGAGCTGCGGCGGCTGGTGCCGGGCGGCGCGGCGGTGCCAGCCGACCGGCTGCTCCTCCGCACCGCCGACTACATCGTGCGGCTCCGGGCGAGGGTCGAGCTCCTCAGGGCTCTCTCCGAGCTGATCCCCGTGACGACCCATGGCGGCGGCCATGCCGACGGTGAAGACGACGCCcctctagctagctagctcagCTAGATGCCAACGAATGCGCGCGTACGTGTGCGTGGTACatgtttttacttttttttaagaaataggTGTTACATGTACTTACGTTCGGCCTATACGCGCGTATGCCTGTCATGTATAGATCGATCTAAGTTTTGTACTATACGGGTACATGGTTTATAGATTGCCTAGCTTATAAGCAATAATTATGCAGTGCCTTACGGATATCTCATGTGCATGTttctatatgtatatgtataagCTATAAGCAATTttgtttcctctcttttttttaaaaaaaatattttttggcgATTACTCATTGTATCACTGTGTATGCTTGTATACATGTGAACCTTTTTCGCCCGTATGAGGATAAATTTAAACTTTTATGTGGTTGTTTTCGAATTAGATTGTGCAGGTGGTTTTCTTGATgaatatctggtgttcatgtgagagtagcttcttcttcttctttttttttttttttgagaactAGAGTAGTTGGCTTTGATTGATTCATGATCATGTGTGAGATGGATTGAGTTATTATATCATAGATATATCCTTTTGTCTCTGGAACTGATTTGCACGAGTATTTGCTACCGGAAAAGAGCGCTAATAAGTTTGTAAATTCCATGCATTAGTCGTCCTTGTGGTATTGCCTAGCTGTTTCAATTTATCTATCTTGCATCGACACCATGGAGAGACCGCACCATGTGTTTCTGTATCTGCCTTGTTGGCTTGTTCTTTAGGGTACCTTTCCTTTTTGTGCTTCTAAGGCGCATACGTATAGTACAGTGCCATGCACATTATTGTACTAGCATGCGTTCATGATGAGATGTGAGCTGGAAGCTACATGTATCCACAATTCCACATATCTGCATACATAGACGACCAATTTGCTTAGCTGGCCTTAATTAAAAGAGACTTTCATTATTATGTTTTTTCAACAATGGTAAGCGGCACTACCATAGAAGGTTATCCGTGCCCCCTTTTATTGTCGGTTCTTAAGCTctaggccaaaaaaaaaaacatattagtaAGAATCGGCAATGATAGTTGTTACCACCGCCAATTCTTAAAAAGACGTGCATAAAAACATACTTTTaataatcggcagtgataatatttatctcaaCCGGTTCGTATttcaaaccgacagtgataaatatttatcactgtCATTTCTTAAAAAGATGTGCATAAAGTTATGTGCTTTTAGTAACCAGTgttgataatatttatcactaccagttcgtattctcaaccggcagtgataattcttctataaattgAAGTCATCTCCCTCAGTCGCGTCCATCACATTTCGCTCTCCCCGAAGCCGCTCCTGAGGGGTAGTGGCAGTTGAAGTGGAGCAGTGGTCACCGGCCATCTCCACTGCGGCCGCCTCTACCCCTCGTGCCCGGCTTCAACACCACTCACACAAGCTCCTCGCCATAGCCAACGTTCACTAAGCTCGACGTCCGTCATAACCGCTGTCTTGCGAGCCAACGCGCGGCTGCGCGCGCCTTGGCCTGTCTCCTCATTCCTCTACCTGCGGTCTCCTCTCACCGTCCTCCGAGCAGCTAGCCACCTCGCATACGTTCGCCAAGCCAGCCATCTCTTGAGCTAATGCACGGCTCCGTGCCTTTCCTGTCTTCTTATCTCCTCTCTCCACGTCTCCACTGCACACGCAAATATTGTGTGAAGATAGTGTGGCAATAGATATATCTAAACAAATGGAAAAAAGCACATTCGCTTCAAGCTCAGTTTGAGTGTTAAAGATTGTGCTTTTGCCATTCGTTTagacttactattgtcactctCTTGGATAGTAACTTTAGTTGACTAGCACACAATATGTATAACTGATGGTGCCGGACTGCTGTATCAGGAGCTCTTTGATGTGGAACGTCTGAAAGCGCCTGGTAAGTAGCTTCGTAACATCCGTTTCTATTTTTAGGTTTaagtataaaatactctaccatgaATATTTCAGCATGAGATTTTTGTCTTAGGTTTGACATAAAACTTAAGACAGATCCCCATGCTAAAGAGTTCGTGATAAAGTATTTTGCACATCTAAAAggattatcactactagttcatgccttgaatcggcaatgatagttgttatcactatcggttcatgttatgaaccagcagtgatagtagtgttatcactgtcggtttaaggcttaaaccggtagtgatacttaccatcattgccggttcataagcgaCAGTGATAACCATggattttcactgccggtttttgaactggcagttgtcggtgaatcaagaaccaggggtcctcaaatcccgaggtcaggccagcaatccgccacgtggcgccatcccgcggggtcacctccgtgaggtaaaaaagactaagtcccaggagagggcgcttggggccacagttagtggtccccgagtacccaggttccctgatgatctgtgaagaccaagtaccgggaggggtctACCCAGGGCTACGGGCAGTAGCCCctcgggcacccgagtaccccgagggcccactgaaggaagttccgggagagagtgctcggggctgcgcgcactcggtcccccgaggatccatacaagcatgcccgggagagagtgctcggggaggtgaacagtagcccccgagcactcggttttccgaggaccgaggaagggcattctcgggagagagtgcttggggaggtgaacagtgacccccgagcactcggttccccgacgacccaggaagccccctgacagtggcccccacaggggtccagcgatgaggtgtcagctagtcaaaagcccgaggccgcatttaagagcgcgcgtggcctgtcacctccaactactcccgccacgctcggtgtcagttcctgccatattctggcagaagggcgtggggacattaaatgcacgggtcccatcccgtgccatccggcgcgcctcgggataacgtcgcaagcgCCGAGGCATTTCGtctgccgtgctgctgtggcaggagaacaagacagggcgggcacgccgggccgctctgtggctgcctggtgggccctctccacgacgtccgtt
It encodes:
- the LOC133902239 gene encoding transcription factor IBH1-like — its product is MEGKRPPCHRRRRRRSAERAVGRKVRELRRLVPGGAAVPADRLLLRTADYIVRLRARVELLRALSELIPVTTHGGGHADGEDDAPLAS